A stretch of DNA from Strigops habroptila isolate Jane chromosome 1, bStrHab1.2.pri, whole genome shotgun sequence:
GATGTCTGATGCAAATGCTCCTTGGGGCGCAcaacatttctttgtttcctgcaTAATTCAAtgcattttgtatttgcttttgtttgcttatcAATTGCAGAAGCTATAAATTTCAGAAAGACTCTTTTGTGTACTTGGGAAAGGGCTTATGCCAGTCTCTTCATATCTTTGTAAATAACATGTAGACTTTTCCTTGcattaaagcaaacaaattatCAGTACTTCAGATGAATTGCTTTGAAGTCTGCCTGCTTTCTGGAAGCAGCCTGCTTGCTGCCATCCAGTAGTACCTTCTTATGTGCTGCTTATCATCTTTGCATATCTACTGGCAATTACCTGTTCAGGCAGCAGATAGtgatttcatttattcttttatggTTAGCTATATCATCTATGCTTGCTCCTCTATTCATGTggtcttgctttccttttttgtgtgaTTGATTTTCAGGGAATACAAGAGCCCTTGATAGAGTAACATTGGCAAAATACTGAGAGGTCTGTGAATTAAAATCTCAATTGTTAGCAGAGCTGAGAGAAGCACATTGGCTCTTCCTTTCTGAACTGCCGCTCACTTACTCTTGTGTCTTAGCAAAAACTCTAGCCCAGAATCCAGTCTTCCTGGCAGGGTTTCGCAGGACTCTGGTAGGTAATATATGTGAGCACAGCGGTATAAATGTGAAgataaatgaataataaatcaTGAATAAATGCTCAAACAGAAACTGGAGAGAAGACAAGTGGAGAGTGAAgagcataaataaataactgcTGGAAACTGGGATCACTGTTTTCTCATGTGATAGCAACTGTTCTCCCTGTCTGCTGAAGGCAGAGCGAGAAATAATTGGTCAAATTTGTTGTGGTGATAAAAAAGAGATTCCAGAGGTAATGGGGGACGCTTCCAGTGATGAGGGTAGTTGAGCATCAGAATAAAGGATGTATTTAAATCTATGTACTCTACATCACTGGACACCTGGACAGCAGGTACAACATGCATATCAGAGGTGGACTAGGTGTGCTCGGTCCTTCAGCAGGGTAGGGTGAAAGATCAACATGTCGGGTCACCAGAAGTTTCTGAAATTTAATAAATTCAGCTACATGCAGAAGATTTTTCCCCCTTGCATCAGCACTACAGCAATATTAGTAGcctagttttcttttccaaaattttaTGCAGGCTTAAATGTGAATAATTTTGTACTTGTGTTGGGTGTTAGTGGAAGCTGCCATTTACAATGCAGCGTTAactttttctgctcttgcaggAGTTGGTGTTGATGACATGTTCATCATGATCGCTTCCTGGGAACAAagtttgagaaaaaaagataaatctgaTGTTAAATCTCTGCTGGCTGAGACTTACTCAGAAGCAGCACTTTCTGTGACCATCACCACTCTCACAGATGTTTTGGCCTTCTTCATTGGCACCTGGACTGCTTTCCCATCTGTGAGATCATTTTGTCTCTATACAGGCACTGCCTTTGTCTTCTGCTATGTATATACCATGACCTTCTTTGGGGCAATTATTGTATTAAATCATAAAAGGGAGCAAGGAAACCGTCACTGGCTAACTTGTATGCCTGTGGGAGTAGATAAAGAGCAGGCTAAGAAGTCCTGCCTGTACAATGCTTGCTGTATAGGTAGCTGTTCTGGGCAGTCATCTCAGCCAGAAGGTGAACATCCAATGAGCATGTTCTTTACAAAGTATTATGGCccttttttaacaaataaatggaTCAAGCCACTTGTGGCGTTGCTGTACGGAGCATATTTGGGTGGCAGTATTTATGGATGTACTCAGATCAGGGAAGGTATCGATCTTCGAAACCTGGCGAGTGATGACTCTTATGTTATTGCATACTATGATGACGATGACAAATACTTCTCAGCATATGGGCCCTGTGTCATGGTTGTCGTTACTGAAAGTGTAGATTACTGGAATGAGACTGTTCGTCTTGGCATTGAGAACTGCACACAGGATTTAGAGGGCATTTCCTATATAGATAAGAATCTTTCACGTTCGTGGCTGAGAGCATACACAGAATATGCCAAACAACAGTCACTAAATATAAATGATAACGGTACCTTCATTAGTAACTTAACTGGACTGTTCCAATATGTTCCCACTTTTGAGTGGGACGTTAACAAGACTCACGATAAAATAGAAGCTTCACGTTTTTACATCCAGACGGTGAATGTGACCTCAGCCATTGATGAGAAGAATCTTGTAAATCAGCTGAGAGAGACAGCCAAGCAGTGCAGTATTCCATTAATGGTGTACCACCCAGCATTCATCTACTATGATCAGTACCTAGTAATAGTGCAGAACACCATCCAGAATGTCATCATTGCTGCCGGGGCAATGCTTGTTGTCTCTCTTTTGCTTATTCCCAACCCATTGTGTTGCTTGTGGGTGACTTTTGCTATAGCTTCTGTTATAGTTGGTGTTGCTGGTTTCATGACATTTTGGAACATCAATCTAGATTCCATATCCATGATCAACCTGGTCATTTGTATAGGGTTCTCAGTGGATTTTTCTGCTCACATTTCCTATGCCTTCGTTGTGAGTAGAGAGCCATCAGCCAACGACAGGGCAATCGAAGCTCTGTCCTTGCTAGGTTACCCAGTATTACAAGGTGCAGTTTCTACTATATTAGGAGTAGTTGTCCTGGCTGCAGCAAAAACCTACATCTTTAGGACATTTTTCAAGATAATGTTCCTCGTTATTTTGTTTGGGGCTCTTCATGGTCTTGTTTTTATTCCGGTGTTTTTAACCTTTTATGGAAGCTTTTGTGGAACACCCCACAAGACCAAATCTAAAACGGAAGCACCTAGGTATAGAGATGATAAAGATTGTCCATGACTaagttaaatgtaaaatatttatattaattctGTGTAAATGTAAGCAAATAATTTGTAAAATACGTATATTTATTATGTGTAGAATAAAATGCAGTGACTTTCAGGGAatagaagaaatggagaaaatgaaagacagaaaaataaatacacccGAAAGCAAAGGCTTCAGAAAAGCcaggcaagaaaaaacaacagaagaaatgaaaacacagagaatggatttgcatttctcatttttgtgtgtgcttgaCTAACACCTTAATGTTGTTAAGTATCTTTTTGTGACTTGTTTACTGAATGtcttaaaattattataaacaCTGACCACTGCATCAGCTTTGTGGATTATGTTACGGGTTTGTCAGGCAATGCACGCAGCAGGGAATAACAACTCCCACAGGTTTGCATTTCCTGCCTGTTTACCTTGATGCTGTAACTcagcccagcactgagcctggAGACAATTTCCCCCCAAGAGGGGAGACTCAGACTTGGAGGTTTTACAGCAAGATTACAAGTCAGAACTGCCTCGAACTGCAATGAATCGTAAGCCTTCAGGAGACAAAGTCCCCTTCATAGGCTTCTAATGCAGCAAGAGAAActctgagggaagaaaaactgactcacattttctattaaaatctttcttttcttggtgTCCTGTTTTGTAGCTAAGATTAAACATCATAGAACTTTAAGATGGTTGTGTGTCGCTGCTATTGGCTGCAGTTTGCAAAGAGATACGCTGTAGGTAATTGAACTTGTGTGAACCTCCTGGGTGACCacaacagcagaagctgtgcaATGGCATGGCAGGGCAAGGATTCACCAGAGAGAATCACACCCTGACTGAGGACGAAGTGGAAAAGCAATTCAGGTTTAAGCTTCATAAACTCTATTGTGGTCAGCAGTGACAGCCCATCCTGTGACGTGTCAGTAGAACAGAGGAGCTAAGACTGAAGAGGTGGTCTTTTAACCTGTAGGTACAAGACAGCGGATGAGAACTCAGT
This window harbors:
- the PTCHD3 gene encoding patched domain-containing protein 3, translated to MAGSQHPADGCSCRNTNCVERPLRRLFEGLGSGVAACPWPFVLVPLLLSGGLGAGFLFLPQRQDNDIERQFTPTGGPAKAERDFVRQHFPTNDSEHFSVWQLPTEGAYAALIAVAADGNSVLAAEARHDVLKLDEAVRARGYEQRCARSGGVCASPNPLLPLLCDAAVAALGELTFPVSGTLFLGTALGGVRTDAGGRVLSARALKLVYYLREDGPAAAESRQWLEEFLQAAPELAAMNFSSIQVTYFTSLSRQMEFEANTRSVIPLVSITYFLTITFSVISCLRLSCIRNNVWLACCGVVSAGLAVLSSFGLLLFCGVPFVVTVANAPFLILGVGVDDMFIMIASWEQSLRKKDKSDVKSLLAETYSEAALSVTITTLTDVLAFFIGTWTAFPSVRSFCLYTGTAFVFCYVYTMTFFGAIIVLNHKREQGNRHWLTCMPVGVDKEQAKKSCLYNACCIGSCSGQSSQPEGEHPMSMFFTKYYGPFLTNKWIKPLVALLYGAYLGGSIYGCTQIREGIDLRNLASDDSYVIAYYDDDDKYFSAYGPCVMVVVTESVDYWNETVRLGIENCTQDLEGISYIDKNLSRSWLRAYTEYAKQQSLNINDNGTFISNLTGLFQYVPTFEWDVNKTHDKIEASRFYIQTVNVTSAIDEKNLVNQLRETAKQCSIPLMVYHPAFIYYDQYLVIVQNTIQNVIIAAGAMLVVSLLLIPNPLCCLWVTFAIASVIVGVAGFMTFWNINLDSISMINLVICIGFSVDFSAHISYAFVVSREPSANDRAIEALSLLGYPVLQGAVSTILGVVVLAAAKTYIFRTFFKIMFLVILFGALHGLVFIPVFLTFYGSFCGTPHKTKSKTEAPRYRDDKDCP